The Echeneis naucrates chromosome 10, fEcheNa1.1, whole genome shotgun sequence genome has a window encoding:
- the nexmifb gene encoding neurite extension and migration factor, with protein MDVLTDNSLTLIVKTSEPENANILENTGVCEPGGELSLCGLVDAALPPSSPTPAPAAATATLQRTTPTSPSLSLPIGTDPSLGLTAAPCPPSDDSPTVVPHLHHTPTSLPTPSLSSWGSTGDTQKTPLPLPIALPLSASIMEPGTVSALTEECLLQPSRTCLGCFIETRDATDPNSIQNPSHDPNTNPDTESGLSVRIGDVSREDFSDINNISIQCLSHAGEAVNHYGEQLLSDQLLNFPLPKAPGEGKRVDGNKATEDCDDPEDDATAKNLYEGLLLDKVSGEEVLLANAGQDWGYFESFISESKMELLDLCSKNELSVNLFSEEDVDNLFDDEDDDSTLSSDVCSLKIRYESFQDNMREKTNVLQEETQFNFFPSVLANCAKKEEGVGVLRRSADELQPKADELILEMGQEGKAGDCSSRSPLDGSQGSPMSTPKVNYLMDFNSTEESGEFSDDSSCTGSSSDTLQEGKFKKGHSKRFLSPSNPLNYGLRSKRKVRYSDDYLYDVDSLESEKNAEKKEKAPAGQKEEEDVDWCPKKRRKSCRKEPPVVIKYIIINRFKGERLMSVKLGKLDPVDATVSLTTDSVSKYETLAPLKDFWQERQRERQEQLKLAARDKQQRGFHLNGRHHRPFNSSHPKRKYKIANRLKVQRIHAVEQSATAQGSPLSDQGQGGASKEEATPLVGGIIAAPGLSVTLDTNSITHTVTAKSRSQEREEREGRRLGGNKTVRIRKFKSEARLRSKKMKAAEGEEGRSVTNETDACVAAAQIEDQTAGLEEAGLSSTTVKPHFSDNAASAHTTGDKFPFVSSTCSPDKASSSEEVEAGVPVIPGGYLQTLLDATDSSAGATISYFPQQPSRQQYPLGLSLEEKQFSSLQLAQSCVLSPPSESELQQSPQNCPSFPQMWHPQLCASHTQSFGPETPETPILPNNFPGTVPLNDSLPVSTYSQLSPEADRLLYEKSYLTEAGLQPGADLQVCQSVCVEGQVQYQRGSLCTDNGRLISYDSVGSLSASSSNYSSLSLKSCEREGEEEGRDSFLAHCSPKVVIQQSVDALTPLRESSDLLDISNFTPDKFRHSSLSELSPPETPNLSPQVVGRDMKIAGNVGEFQDVNDMTMDCNREVKWNCDVIQQQEHTANAYTVEESQFPLHNFNSQDVLGLEKKELGVTEFDEQTGEILPGGKSIKSKRKGNCKQTATGQSPKKVRAPRAPKSEKVKTPKQNSRSTKKIKAMLEGKAAKNQAGGCGAGLTDSSSTGDWSGIGWSESNSLVGDDQREFEEPSNILSNIVSGMAEVQRFMMASIEPLWNPMSESCMPSEANSLNLKTLKILAGTEADLKKKGAVLTGAGRGRKAGGKGGKNQAKFNPSHPLFPQLALGCNMFDKPNFINPGPAHKKLYRHKTSAKFPRIETLKGKRGERDQNKDIALMTSFEKLR; from the exons ATGGATGTGTTAACAGACAACAGTCTCACATTGATTGTGAAGACTTCAGAACCTGAGAATGCAAACATACTGGAGAATACAG gGGTATGTGAGCCGGGTGGTGAGCTGAGTCTGTGCGGGCTCGTTgatgctgctcttcctccatcctcacctactcctgctcctgctgcagcgACTGCAACGCTCCAGAGGACCACACCGACATCCCCATCCCTCTCCCTGCCCATTGGCACCGATCCCTCTCTGGGCCTAACAGCTGCCCCCTGCCCTCCCTCTGATGACTCTCCAACTGTAGTACCCCACCTTCATCACACCCCTACATCACTTCCCACCCCATCTTTAAGCTCCTGGGGTTCTacaggagacacacagaagaCTCCCCTTCCGCTACCCATTGCCCTCCCTCTGTCAGCTTCAATCATGGAGCCTGGCACGGTATCTGCCCTGACTGAGGAGTGTCTTCTTCAGCCTTCACGGACCTGCCTTGGCTGCTTCATAGAAACACGCGATGCTACTGACCCTAACTCCATCCAGAACCCGTCCCATGATCCTAACACCAACCCAGACACAGAGTCTGGGCTAAGTGTAAGGATTGGGGATGTGAGCCGAGAGGACTTTTCTGATATCAACAACATCAGCATCCAGTGCCTGAGCCATGCAGGGGAGGCAGTAAATCACTACGGAGAGCAACTCCTCTCAGACCAGCTACTTAACTTTCCTCTGCCAAAAGCCCCAGGTGAGGGCAAAAGAGTGGACGGAAACAAAGCAACAGAGGACTGTGATGACCCAGAAGATGATGCAACAGCTAAGAACTTGTATGAAGGACTGTTACTGGACAAGGTGAGCGGAGAGGAGGTTCTGCTGGCCAATGCTGGTCAGGATTGGGGCTATTTCGAGTCTTTCATCAGCGAGAGTAAAATGGAACTGCTGGACCTTTGTTCGAAGAATGAACTGTCAGTCAACCTCTTCTCTGAAGAAGATGTTGACAATCTATTtgatgatgaagacgatgatTCAACTTTAAGCAGCGATGTCTGTTCCCTGAAGATTCGTTATGAATCTTTCCAGGACAACATGAGGGAAAAGACAAACGTGCTCCAGGAGGAGACACAGTTCAACTTCTTCCCTAGTGTTCTGGCCAACTGTGCCAAGAAAGAGGAAGGTGTGGGAGTTTTGAGGAGGAGTGCTGATGAGCTTCAGCCTAAAGCTGATGAGCTCATCCTGGAGATGGGACAGGAAGGAAAGGCTGGGGACTGCAGTAGTAGGAGCCCCCTTGATGGTTCCCAAGGCTCCCCCATGTCCACTCCCAAAGTTAATTACCTAATGGACTTCAATTCCACAGAAGAATCAGGAGAGTTCAGTGATGACAGCTCCTGCACGGGATCCTCCTCGGACACCCTGCAGGAGGGCAAATTTAAAAAGGGCCACTCAAAGAGATTCCTAAGTCCCTCCAACCCTCTCAACTATGGCTTACGTTCCAAGAGAAAGGTTCGATATAGTGATGATTACTTATATGATGTTGACTCGCTCGAGAGTGAGAAGAATGcggagaaaaaagagaaagctcCTGCTGgtcagaaagaggaggaggatgtagACTGGTGCCCCAAAAAACGTCGGAAATCTTGTCGCAAAGAGCCACCCGTGGTCATCAAgtacatcatcatcaacaggTTTAAAGGAGAGAGACTCATGTCAGTGAAACTGGGCAAGTTAGACCCTGTGGATGCTACTGTGAGCTTAACCACTGACTCAGTAAGCAAATATGAGACACTGGCTCCTTTGAAGGATTTCTGGCAggagaggcaaagagagagacaggaacaGCTTAAGCTGGCTGCCAGAGATAAACAACAACGAGGTTTTCATCTAAACGGTCGCCATCATCGCCCTTTTAATTCTAGTCATCCCAAAAGGAAATACAAGATTGCAAACAGGCTTAAGGTTCAGAGGATTCATGCTGTGGAGCAATCAGCAACAGCACAGGGCTCCCCTCTCTCTGATCAGGGCCAGGGAGGTGCCTCTAAAGAGGAGGCCACTCCGTTGGTAGGGGGAATAATAGCAGCCCCAGGCCTCTCAGTCACATTAGACACAAACTCCATCACGCACACAGTCACAGCCAAGAGCCGCTCccaggagagggaagagagggaggggaggagattgggaggaaataaaacagtcaGGATAAGGAAATTCAAAAGTGAAGCCAGGCTGAGGAGCAAGAAAATGAAAGcggcagagggagaggaggggaggagcgTGACAAATGAAACGGATGCCTGTGTTGCTGCAGCACAGATTGAAGACCAAACTGCTGGGTTGGAAGAGGCAGGCCTGAGCTCAACTACAGTCAAACCCCATTTTTCTGACAATGCCGCCAGTGCTCACACAACTGGGGATAAATTCCCCTTTGTTTCGTCCACCTGCTCTCCTGACAAAGCATCTTCctcagaggaggtggaggcaggtGTCCCCGTCATCCCGGGGGGCTACCTGCAGACCCTGTTAGATGCTACAGATTCTTCTGCTGGAGCAACTATCTCTTATTTCCCTCAGCAGCCCTCTAGACAGCAGTATCCTCTGGGGCTGTCCCTAGAAGAGAAACAGTTTTCCTCCCTGCAACTCGCCCAGAGTTGCGTCCTCTCACCTCCCTCTGAGTCCGAGCTCCAGCAGTCTCCCCAGAACTGCCCCAGCTTCCCCCAGATGTGGCACCCGCAGCTTTGCGCAAGTCACACCCAGAGCTTTGGGCCAGAAACCCCTGAGACTCCCATCTTACCCAACAACTTCCCAGGTACTGTGCCCCTGAATGACAGCCTGCCAGTGTCTACTTACAGCCAGCTGAGCCCTGAGGCTGATAGGCTGCTTTATGAGAAGAGCTACCTGACTGAGGCGGGGCTGCAGCCTGGGGCAGATCTGCaagtgtgtcagtctgtctgtgtggagggCCAGGTGCAATACCAGAGAGGGTCCCTGTGCACAGACAATGGCAGGCTCATCAGCTATGACTCAGtgggctctctgtcagcctccTCCAGCAATTACAGCTCCCTTAGCCTCAAGTCTTGTGAGCGGGAGGGCGAGGAGGAGGGCCGAGACAGCTTCTTAGCTCATTGCAGTCCTAAAGTGGTGATTCAGCAGAGTGTAGATGCTCTTACCCCTCTCAGGGAGTCCTCAGACCTGCTGGATATATCCAACTTCACCCCTGACAAGTTTAGACACTCATCACTGTCAGagctttcccctcctgagacTCCCAACCTTTCCCCCCAGGTGGTGGGGCGTGATATGAAGATAGCGGGCAATGTTGGAGAATTCCAGGATGTGAATGATATGACGATGGACTGCAATAGAGAGGTGAAGTGGAACTGTGACGTTATCCAGCAACAAGAGCACACAGCAAATGCATACACGGTGGAAGAAAGCCAGTTTCCACTGCACAACTTCAACAGTCAGGATGTGTTAGGTTTGGAGAAAAAGGAGCTGGGAGTTACAGAATTTGATGAACAGACTGGTGAGATACTGCCTGGTGGAAAAAGCATAAAGTCAAAAAGGAAAGGCAATTGCAAACAGACAGCTACAGGACAGAGCCCAAAGAAAGTCAGAGCTCCCAGAGCCCCTAAGTCAGAAAAGGTGAAGACTCCTAAACAGAACTCGCGTTCCACCAAAAAGATAAAGGCCATGTTAGAAGGTAAGGCAGCAAAGAACCAAGCAGGTGGTTGTGGCGCAGGCCTGACTGACAGTAGCAGCACTGGGGACTGGTCTGGCATTGGCTGGTCAGAGAGCAACAGTCTGGTAGGGGACGACCAGAGAGAATTCGAGGAGCCCTCAAATATTCTGTCCAACATTGTCTCTGGCATGGCTGAGGTCCAAAGGTTCATGATGGCCTCCATTGAGCCACTGTGGAATCCCATGTCGGAGTCCTGTATGCCCTCAGAGGCCAACAGCCTCAACCTAAAGACTCTCAAAATCTTGGCAGGCACTGAGGCCGACCTGAAGAAAAAAGGAGCCGTGTTAACAGGGGCTGGGAGAGGCAGAAAGGCTGggggaaagggaggaaaaaaccAGGCCAAATTCAACCCTTCTCACCCCTTATTCCCTCAACTAGCTCTGGGCTGTAACATGTTTGATAAACCCAACTTTATTAACCCCGGTCCTGCACACAAAAAGCTGTACCGCCACAAGACCAGTGCAAAGTTCCCTCGGATTGAGACACTGAAGGGGAAGCGAGGTGAGAGGGACCAAAATAAGGACATAGCACTGATGACCTCTTTTGAGAAACTGAGGTAA